DNA from Podarcis muralis chromosome 13, rPodMur119.hap1.1, whole genome shotgun sequence:
tgcagTATGTGTGTGAtctatccagtggcgtagcatggggggtgcagggggggccggctgcaccgggcgcaacatctggggggggcacactcgcagctctctgctcctactaaaatccacgggttaaaaggtaaaggtacccctgcccgtatgggctagtcttgccagactctagggttgtgcgcccatctcactctataggccgggggccagcgctgtccagagacacttccgggtcacgtggccagcgtgacatcgctgctctggcgagccagagccgcacacggaaacaccgtttaccttcccgcttgtaagcggtccctatttatctacttgcacccgggggtgctttcgaactgctaggttggcaggcgctgggaccgagcaacgggagcgcaccccgccgcggggattcgaaccgccgacctttcgatcggcaagccctaggtgctgaggcttttacccacagcgccacccgcgtccctaaaatccacgggttagggggcgcaaattacttgcctttccccgggtgctgacaacccacgctacgccactggatctatctatctttctGGCCAGTTGTGGCATTCTGTCCTCCTCTGAGGAAGGATGGGATGTAAACATAGTATGTCAATCCATAAAAATTTTTTGGTCTGCAGCCATGCCCAACTTggtaccctccaggtgttttgtatGTGGTGATAAATGTTGCTCTACCTTCCATTGGAAGGATCCCTAGAGTTGTGTAGGCGAGGTGCCTTAAGCATGCAGTATGCAAGTGGATTTTGAATTAATGCAAATGCAGATTAATAATTAACAATTAGGAATGGTTTGTTTTGAGTTTCTCCCATGGAAAAGGAATAGTTTTGAAGGGGGCACCAGTTAATTTATTTTACTTCACTTTATCTATTTCCCCCAGTGCCgggtttacatataagctaaacaaactatagcttagggccccactctcttggacccaccccaaaaggaaaaaacctggatgtacatttccaaaatataagataaaaaacaaataaaataaaacctacatacagcaacagtgttttgtgttgtataggctcatattttgttatgtgcaaatggctttggatacctattaggtccataaattaccttatagcatatattcaacacaaaaaacagtgacaatttgttgttggctaaggacagctggacatatcaagggccccattaccttcagtagcttagggcctcatcaaacctaaatccggccctgctttcCCCCCAAGAGTTTAGTGCAGCGTGTACATCCTTTCCCTCCTGACCCATCCcaccttatcctcacaacaaccctgcaaaggtAGGGCAGACTGAGAATTAgtgtctggcccaaggtgaccTGGTGAGCTGCATGGCTGATGTTTGTACTTGGCCAAGCTTCAGGATTAATCTGTTTCtcacttggtgtgtgtgtttggttgctGCCCCCTAGTGGCATGAAGTCTGCCTTGCAAACCCCAGCCCTGCCAACCATGTGTATATGTTCATCTCTTTTTCTCAGGTACACGTACGAAGATTGCAAGCGGACGGCCGACTGGCTGCTGTCCCACACCAAGCTCCGGCCCAGGGTCGCCATCATCTGCGGCTCGGGCCTCGGAGGGCTGGCTGACCTCCTGAAGGACCAAGTGGCCTTTGAGTATGGCAAAATTCCCAACTTCCCTGAGAGCACAGGTAAAAATACCACAAAACCAGGGATGGGGTCAGATGTACTGTACGGCAGCCACTAGGGGGTGCTGgtgagcagcagctggaggaggcgCTACTGTACAGCACAGTGGCCAATAGGGGGCAGCAGCGAGTCCTTTAACACTTTGCTTGCCTCATTCCAGTTGTCGGTCATGCCGGAAGGTTGGTGTTTGGGAGCCTCAGTGGAACTCCAAGCGTGGTGATGCAAGGCCGCTTCCACATGTACGAAGGGTACCCGCTCTGGAAGGTGAGTCGCTCCACAGAGCTGCAAACCTTTCGAAACTCGAGAGGTGTCCAGCTGATTACAATTCCAGGAGTGGGATAGTCAATAGTAATGGACAGTGGTAAAGAAGATAGTGCCTCTGAGCCTATGCAAAGTTCCTCTTCGTCTTCACGGGCCCAACACATCTGGGAATGGGATGACAGGTGAAGATGGTTCCACAAAATTCAGCCAAAATTTAGCCTCATCAATCCCTGTTTCATGGTTccttgggcatgtgcagagtgcagggGGACCTGAGAGCTGAAGGGGAAGAGTTTTGGCTTAGGACTGGGTGTAAGGTCCGatttcaaatccccgctcagctgAGTGACTTTGAGCCAGTGATGGCCTCATCGTAGCccgccttgcagggctgttgtgtgaGAATTGCATTGAATGCAGgagggctggcactgcctggcagTGTCTTCCCCTGACATCACAGTATTGGGCTTGAGGAACTCAGCAGAGAAGAATGCGGATGAAGCTAGAaatttttgtgtgtatatatattaatGCTTTATtagaatttcatttataaaaagaaagaatgataaaaaaagaaaagcgtgaatgaaaatagaaataaaagaaaaatactcAATACCATTTCCATTCATTAATATACAGATATATATAATTATCCTAGTACAAATATCTTTATCAATAACCTAATATATTCTGTGTAAGGTTGTTCCAAATATCACATGTACCCAAAGAAAGTCTGTGTCTATATGCAGTCCGTACATAAGTTGCTAGAATTTGTTGGTCCCCGCCTGTCACTGACTCCAGCTCCACCTACTGTATGggctccaatgggcaccagccatgaCTGGTCCCAAAGTGCCCTTCTACCTCTCCTGAGTGCCGcttctgtccctccctcccaggtGACCTTCCCGGTCCGGATCTTCCGTCTGCTCGGCGTGGAGACCCTCATTGTCACCAACGCGGCTGGGGGGCTCAACCCCGAATACAAAGTGGGGGACATCATGGTGATCCGCGACCACATCAACATGCCGGGCTTTGCTGGGCAGAACCCCCTGGTGGGGCCGAATGACGACAGGTAAGGTGGGGCTCTCGTCTTTCCTCTGTGAGGTTGGCCCCAGTAGACTCTAGAGGCTCCCTTTTCCTCTATTATGGTGGTTGTGGAGAACTTGAGAGCCTCCCAatgctgctggactgcaactcccagcagcctccaaccagcatggcccatggccagggatcatgggagctgaagtccagcaatatctggagcctTGCAGGTTGCTCACCCTTCCCTTCAtagcaacatggggggggggtggtggtggtcctcCAAGTCCATCTGTTTGAGCTTCCCTCCCAGAGGATGGGCTTTTAACTCGCCCAGCGCTGCTCCTGCTCACAACAAGTCAGGCTGTTTGGGAGGCAGCATAGCCCAA
Protein-coding regions in this window:
- the PNP gene encoding purine nucleoside phosphorylase — its product is MERSGDERYTYEDCKRTADWLLSHTKLRPRVAIICGSGLGGLADLLKDQVAFEYGKIPNFPESTVVGHAGRLVFGSLSGTPSVVMQGRFHMYEGYPLWKVTFPVRIFRLLGVETLIVTNAAGGLNPEYKVGDIMVIRDHINMPGFAGQNPLVGPNDDRFGVRFPAMSDAYNEDLRKLAHTVASEMGCSGSVREGVYCALGGPNYETIAECRFLQRLGADAVGMSTVPEVIVARHSGMRVFGFSLITNKAVLDYESTEKANHAEVLEASRQSARTLEKLVSLMVQRIERNNNLA